In Scylla paramamosain isolate STU-SP2022 unplaced genomic scaffold, ASM3559412v1 Contig8, whole genome shotgun sequence, a single window of DNA contains:
- the LOC135096877 gene encoding bile salt-activated lipase-like produces the protein MAGSASLQLEGRSEDPEAVARQLYLHYLGTTHVTEAHADDFMRMFTDHYFAVPHDRISAHHAGKIYRYELQHYAQLSFGQLICPSCDNKWVSHVDDLYYLFRGGPLLSPRTAPPQRPKDLKLPDDLTLRDIITTLWTNFAATGNPTPDSSLGFTWEASTPENLQYLSLTPSPFTKPDDRKEENLMLHPHLVKVPQGATHSSRYEL, from the exons ATGGCCGGGTCTGCGTCCCTTCAGCTTGAGGGCAGGAGCGAGGACCCGGAGGCTGTAGCCCGCCAGCTGTACCTCCACTACTTGGGCACCACGCACGTCACCGAGGCGCACGCTGACGACTTCATGAGG ATGTTCACTGACCACTACTTCGCCGTGCCTCATGACCGCATCTCCGCCCACCACGCAGGGAAGATTTACCGCTACGAGCTGCAGCACTACGCCCAGCTCTCCTTCGGCCAACTGATCTGCCCTTCCTGCGACAACAAGT GGGTGAGTCACGTAGACGATCTGTACTACTTGTTCCGCGGCGGCCCTCTCTTATCGCCACGAACAGCACCCCCACAGCGCCCCAAGGACTTAAAGCTGCCCGACGACCTCACCCTCAGGGACATCATCACGACTCTGTGGACCAACTTTGCTGCCACAGG GAACCCAACCCCTGATAGCTCTCTGGGCTTCACGTGGGAAGCCAGCACACCAGAGAACCTGCAGTAcctctccctcacgccctcGCCCTTCACGAAGCCAGACGACCGCAAGGAG GAAAATCTGATGCTTCACCCGCACCTGGTGAAGGTGCCTCAGGGCGCCACGCACAGTTCACGTTATGAATTGTGA